In Vanacampus margaritifer isolate UIUO_Vmar chromosome 9, RoL_Vmar_1.0, whole genome shotgun sequence, the following proteins share a genomic window:
- the hdac9b gene encoding histone deacetylase 9-B isoform X3 has product MEIKSDVPLVVEPLSPLDLRTDLRMLGPGSDPGLWERQLQQELLLIQKQQQIQKQLLISEFQKQHEKLTRQHQAQLQEHLKLQQELHTMKQQQELAEKERRLEQLQQQNHQHQQNQQQNQQEKEQERHRRELHISSLSLRAKERSRESAVASTEVKQKLQEFLLSKSAKDPTINGVNHSFIHHPKLWYRSSHHASLDQSSPPLGGMSPTCHYTLPSPVDGKDDFPLRKTASEPNLKVRSRLKQKVAERRSSPMLKRKDGNLVTPYKKRALELMDSTPAKSAPGSGPSSPIGASSALGAENGPSSLPTTTKTERWPSQPRLFRPESSMSVLSLYTSPSLPNISFGLPTASSPISGAVGLKDRSIESKHGLPGHLLGPVPLQNSLESKVSPSHQALLQHLLQKEQMRQQKMLSTGPGSLPSHPPSPLAMKDRPSSSRPKLPKHRPLNRTQSAPLPQNTLAQLVIQQQHQHFLEKQKQYQQQVHINKLLSKSIEQLRQPNVHLQESEEEQPEPERMQEDRLPPGGVIRKHTLSNSGSSSSSGGSSVELPDAHYGVIRVKEEPPDSEDEGLEAQRSAYLHQVKGRLVIRAMI; this is encoded by the exons TGGAGATCAAGTCAGACGTACCACTGGTCGTGGAACCCTTATCACCGTTAGACCTGCGCACAGACCTGAGGATGCTGGGGCCAGGCTCGGACCCGGGACTGTGGGAGCGACAGCTGCAGCAGGAGCTGCTGCTCATCCAAAAGCAGCAGCAGATCCAAAAGCAGCTGCTCATCAGCGAGTTCCAGAAGCAGCATGAGAAGTTGACCCGTCAGCACCAGGCTCAGCTCCAGGAGCACCTCAAG CTTCAACAGGAGCTACACACGATGAAACAGCAGCAGGAACTCGCGGAGAAGGAGCGCCGTCTGGAGCAGCTACAGCAGCAGAACCACCAGCACCAACAGAACCAGCAGCAGAACCAGCAGGAAAAAGAGCAGGAGAGGCACCGGCGGGAGCTGCACATCTCCAGCTTGAGTCTTCGGGCCAAAGAACGCTCCAGAGAGA GTGCAGTGGCCAGTACAGAGGTGAAACAGAAACTCCAAGAGTTTCTGTTGAGCAAATCAGCAAAAGACCCTACCATTAATGGTGtcaatcattcattcatccaccACCCAAAGCTCTGGTACAG GTCCTCCCATCATGCCTCTCTGGACCAAAGCTCTCCTCCTCTGGGTGGCATGTCCCCTACCTGCCATTACACTCTGCCGTCACCTGTTGACGGCAAGGATGACTTCCCCTTGAGGAAGACAG cctCCGAACCCAACCTGAAGGTGCGGTCCAGACTGAAACAGAAAGTAGCTGAAAGGCGGAGCAGCCCCATGCTCAAGAGAAAAGATGGCAACCTCGTGACACCTTACAAGAAGAGGGCACTGGAGCTAATGG ACTCTACGCCTGCAAAAAGTGCCCCTGGCTCGGGCCCCAGCTCCCCCATCGGGGCCTCCAGTGCCTTGGGGGCAGAAAATGGACCCTCCTCTTTGCCTACTACCACAAAAACTGAG CGATGGCCTTCACAGCCAAGATTATTCCGGCCCGAGAGCTCCATGTCCGTGTTGAGTTTATACACATCTCCGTCCCTACCGAATATCTCTTTTGGGCTTCCGACAGCATCTTCGCCTATAAGT GGGGCTGTGGGCTTGAAGGACAGATCAATAGAGAGCAAGCACGGCCTGCCAGGGCATCTCCTGGGTCCCGTGCCTCTTCAGAACAGTCTGGAGTCCAAAGTGAGCCCCAGTCACCAGGCTCTGCTCCAGCACCTCCTCCAGAAGGAACAGATGAGGCAGCAGAAGATGCTTTCCACTG GTCCAGGCTCCTTGCCATCCCACCCTCCGTCCCCTCTGGCCATGAAGGATCGTCCATCCAGCAGTCGCCCCAAACTACCCAAACATCGGCCTTTGAACAGGACGCAGTCGGCGCCACTGCCCCAGAACACACTGGCACAACTTGTTATCCAGCAGCAACACCAGCACTTCctggaaaaacagaaacaatacCAGCAGCAGGTCCATATAAATAAG CTGCTGTCCAAGTCCATCGAGCAGTTACGTCAGCCCAACGTGCACCTGCAGGAGTCCGAGGAGGAGCAGCCGGAGCCCGAACGCATGCAGGAGGACAGGCTGCCCCCCGGAGGAGTCATCCGGAAGCACACGCTGAGCAacagcggcagcagcagcagcagcggcggctcCAGCGTGGAGCTCCCCGACGCGCACTACGGGGTCATCAGGGTGAAGGAGGAGCCCCCGGATAGCGAGGACGAGGGCTTGGAGGCGCAGAGGAGCGCCTATCTTCACCAGGTCAAAGGGAGGCTGGTGATAAGAGCCATGATCTGA
- the hdac9b gene encoding histone deacetylase 9-B isoform X1, with amino-acid sequence MLQTIYEGESSFSTTDGCAGGTQPLPNHSTMHNVNSSVEIKSDVPLVVEPLSPLDLRTDLRMLGPGSDPGLWERQLQQELLLIQKQQQIQKQLLISEFQKQHEKLTRQHQAQLQEHLKLQQELHTMKQQQELAEKERRLEQLQQQNHQHQQNQQQNQQEKEQERHRRELHISSLSLRAKERSRESAVASTEVKQKLQEFLLSKSAKDPTINGVNHSFIHHPKLWYRSSHHASLDQSSPPLGGMSPTCHYTLPSPVDGKDDFPLRKTASEPNLKVRSRLKQKVAERRSSPMLKRKDGNLVTPYKKRALELMDSTPAKSAPGSGPSSPIGASSALGAENGPSSLPTTTKTERWPSQPRLFRPESSMSVLSLYTSPSLPNISFGLPTASSPISGAVGLKDRSIESKHGLPGHLLGPVPLQNSLESKVSPSHQALLQHLLQKEQMRQQKMLSTGPGSLPSHPPSPLAMKDRPSSSRPKLPKHRPLNRTQSAPLPQNTLAQLVIQQQHQHFLEKQKQYQQQVHINKLLSKSIEQLRQPNVHLQESEEEQPEPERMQEDRLPPGGVIRKHTLSNSGSSSSSGGSSVELPDAHYGVIRVKEEPPDSEDEGLEAQRSAYLHQVKGRLVIRAMI; translated from the exons ATGCTGCAGACGATTTACGAGGGCGAGTCAAGTTTCTCCACAACAGACGGCTGCGCTGGAGGAACCCAGCCGCTCCCCAACCACAGCACGATGCACAACGTGAACAGCTCAG TGGAGATCAAGTCAGACGTACCACTGGTCGTGGAACCCTTATCACCGTTAGACCTGCGCACAGACCTGAGGATGCTGGGGCCAGGCTCGGACCCGGGACTGTGGGAGCGACAGCTGCAGCAGGAGCTGCTGCTCATCCAAAAGCAGCAGCAGATCCAAAAGCAGCTGCTCATCAGCGAGTTCCAGAAGCAGCATGAGAAGTTGACCCGTCAGCACCAGGCTCAGCTCCAGGAGCACCTCAAG CTTCAACAGGAGCTACACACGATGAAACAGCAGCAGGAACTCGCGGAGAAGGAGCGCCGTCTGGAGCAGCTACAGCAGCAGAACCACCAGCACCAACAGAACCAGCAGCAGAACCAGCAGGAAAAAGAGCAGGAGAGGCACCGGCGGGAGCTGCACATCTCCAGCTTGAGTCTTCGGGCCAAAGAACGCTCCAGAGAGA GTGCAGTGGCCAGTACAGAGGTGAAACAGAAACTCCAAGAGTTTCTGTTGAGCAAATCAGCAAAAGACCCTACCATTAATGGTGtcaatcattcattcatccaccACCCAAAGCTCTGGTACAG GTCCTCCCATCATGCCTCTCTGGACCAAAGCTCTCCTCCTCTGGGTGGCATGTCCCCTACCTGCCATTACACTCTGCCGTCACCTGTTGACGGCAAGGATGACTTCCCCTTGAGGAAGACAG cctCCGAACCCAACCTGAAGGTGCGGTCCAGACTGAAACAGAAAGTAGCTGAAAGGCGGAGCAGCCCCATGCTCAAGAGAAAAGATGGCAACCTCGTGACACCTTACAAGAAGAGGGCACTGGAGCTAATGG ACTCTACGCCTGCAAAAAGTGCCCCTGGCTCGGGCCCCAGCTCCCCCATCGGGGCCTCCAGTGCCTTGGGGGCAGAAAATGGACCCTCCTCTTTGCCTACTACCACAAAAACTGAG CGATGGCCTTCACAGCCAAGATTATTCCGGCCCGAGAGCTCCATGTCCGTGTTGAGTTTATACACATCTCCGTCCCTACCGAATATCTCTTTTGGGCTTCCGACAGCATCTTCGCCTATAAGT GGGGCTGTGGGCTTGAAGGACAGATCAATAGAGAGCAAGCACGGCCTGCCAGGGCATCTCCTGGGTCCCGTGCCTCTTCAGAACAGTCTGGAGTCCAAAGTGAGCCCCAGTCACCAGGCTCTGCTCCAGCACCTCCTCCAGAAGGAACAGATGAGGCAGCAGAAGATGCTTTCCACTG GTCCAGGCTCCTTGCCATCCCACCCTCCGTCCCCTCTGGCCATGAAGGATCGTCCATCCAGCAGTCGCCCCAAACTACCCAAACATCGGCCTTTGAACAGGACGCAGTCGGCGCCACTGCCCCAGAACACACTGGCACAACTTGTTATCCAGCAGCAACACCAGCACTTCctggaaaaacagaaacaatacCAGCAGCAGGTCCATATAAATAAG CTGCTGTCCAAGTCCATCGAGCAGTTACGTCAGCCCAACGTGCACCTGCAGGAGTCCGAGGAGGAGCAGCCGGAGCCCGAACGCATGCAGGAGGACAGGCTGCCCCCCGGAGGAGTCATCCGGAAGCACACGCTGAGCAacagcggcagcagcagcagcagcggcggctcCAGCGTGGAGCTCCCCGACGCGCACTACGGGGTCATCAGGGTGAAGGAGGAGCCCCCGGATAGCGAGGACGAGGGCTTGGAGGCGCAGAGGAGCGCCTATCTTCACCAGGTCAAAGGGAGGCTGGTGATAAGAGCCATGATCTGA
- the hdac9b gene encoding histone deacetylase 9-B isoform X4, with product MLGPGSDPGLWERQLQQELLLIQKQQQIQKQLLISEFQKQHEKLTRQHQAQLQEHLKLQQELHTMKQQQELAEKERRLEQLQQQNHQHQQNQQQNQQEKEQERHRRELHISSLSLRAKERSRESAVASTEVKQKLQEFLLSKSAKDPTINGVNHSFIHHPKLWYRSSHHASLDQSSPPLGGMSPTCHYTLPSPVDGKDDFPLRKTASEPNLKVRSRLKQKVAERRSSPMLKRKDGNLVTPYKKRALELMDSTPAKSAPGSGPSSPIGASSALGAENGPSSLPTTTKTERWPSQPRLFRPESSMSVLSLYTSPSLPNISFGLPTASSPISGAVGLKDRSIESKHGLPGHLLGPVPLQNSLESKVSPSHQALLQHLLQKEQMRQQKMLSTGPGSLPSHPPSPLAMKDRPSSSRPKLPKHRPLNRTQSAPLPQNTLAQLVIQQQHQHFLEKQKQYQQQVHINKLLSKSIEQLRQPNVHLQESEEEQPEPERMQEDRLPPGGVIRKHTLSNSGSSSSSGGSSVELPDAHYGVIRVKEEPPDSEDEGLEAQRSAYLHQVKGRLVIRAMI from the exons ATGCTGGGGCCAGGCTCGGACCCGGGACTGTGGGAGCGACAGCTGCAGCAGGAGCTGCTGCTCATCCAAAAGCAGCAGCAGATCCAAAAGCAGCTGCTCATCAGCGAGTTCCAGAAGCAGCATGAGAAGTTGACCCGTCAGCACCAGGCTCAGCTCCAGGAGCACCTCAAG CTTCAACAGGAGCTACACACGATGAAACAGCAGCAGGAACTCGCGGAGAAGGAGCGCCGTCTGGAGCAGCTACAGCAGCAGAACCACCAGCACCAACAGAACCAGCAGCAGAACCAGCAGGAAAAAGAGCAGGAGAGGCACCGGCGGGAGCTGCACATCTCCAGCTTGAGTCTTCGGGCCAAAGAACGCTCCAGAGAGA GTGCAGTGGCCAGTACAGAGGTGAAACAGAAACTCCAAGAGTTTCTGTTGAGCAAATCAGCAAAAGACCCTACCATTAATGGTGtcaatcattcattcatccaccACCCAAAGCTCTGGTACAG GTCCTCCCATCATGCCTCTCTGGACCAAAGCTCTCCTCCTCTGGGTGGCATGTCCCCTACCTGCCATTACACTCTGCCGTCACCTGTTGACGGCAAGGATGACTTCCCCTTGAGGAAGACAG cctCCGAACCCAACCTGAAGGTGCGGTCCAGACTGAAACAGAAAGTAGCTGAAAGGCGGAGCAGCCCCATGCTCAAGAGAAAAGATGGCAACCTCGTGACACCTTACAAGAAGAGGGCACTGGAGCTAATGG ACTCTACGCCTGCAAAAAGTGCCCCTGGCTCGGGCCCCAGCTCCCCCATCGGGGCCTCCAGTGCCTTGGGGGCAGAAAATGGACCCTCCTCTTTGCCTACTACCACAAAAACTGAG CGATGGCCTTCACAGCCAAGATTATTCCGGCCCGAGAGCTCCATGTCCGTGTTGAGTTTATACACATCTCCGTCCCTACCGAATATCTCTTTTGGGCTTCCGACAGCATCTTCGCCTATAAGT GGGGCTGTGGGCTTGAAGGACAGATCAATAGAGAGCAAGCACGGCCTGCCAGGGCATCTCCTGGGTCCCGTGCCTCTTCAGAACAGTCTGGAGTCCAAAGTGAGCCCCAGTCACCAGGCTCTGCTCCAGCACCTCCTCCAGAAGGAACAGATGAGGCAGCAGAAGATGCTTTCCACTG GTCCAGGCTCCTTGCCATCCCACCCTCCGTCCCCTCTGGCCATGAAGGATCGTCCATCCAGCAGTCGCCCCAAACTACCCAAACATCGGCCTTTGAACAGGACGCAGTCGGCGCCACTGCCCCAGAACACACTGGCACAACTTGTTATCCAGCAGCAACACCAGCACTTCctggaaaaacagaaacaatacCAGCAGCAGGTCCATATAAATAAG CTGCTGTCCAAGTCCATCGAGCAGTTACGTCAGCCCAACGTGCACCTGCAGGAGTCCGAGGAGGAGCAGCCGGAGCCCGAACGCATGCAGGAGGACAGGCTGCCCCCCGGAGGAGTCATCCGGAAGCACACGCTGAGCAacagcggcagcagcagcagcagcggcggctcCAGCGTGGAGCTCCCCGACGCGCACTACGGGGTCATCAGGGTGAAGGAGGAGCCCCCGGATAGCGAGGACGAGGGCTTGGAGGCGCAGAGGAGCGCCTATCTTCACCAGGTCAAAGGGAGGCTGGTGATAAGAGCCATGATCTGA
- the hdac9b gene encoding histone deacetylase 9-B isoform X2, translating to MLQTIYEGESSFSTTDGCAGGTQPLPNHSTMHNVNSSVEIKSDVPLVVEPLSPLDLRTDLRMLGPGSDPGLWERQLQQELLLIQKQQQIQKQLLISEFQKQHEKLTRQHQAQLQEHLKLQQELHTMKQQQELAEKERRLEQLQQQNHQHQQNQQQNQQEKEQERHRRELHISSLSLRAKERSRESAVASTEVKQKLQEFLLSKSAKDPTINGVNHSFIHHPKLWSSHHASLDQSSPPLGGMSPTCHYTLPSPVDGKDDFPLRKTASEPNLKVRSRLKQKVAERRSSPMLKRKDGNLVTPYKKRALELMDSTPAKSAPGSGPSSPIGASSALGAENGPSSLPTTTKTERWPSQPRLFRPESSMSVLSLYTSPSLPNISFGLPTASSPISGAVGLKDRSIESKHGLPGHLLGPVPLQNSLESKVSPSHQALLQHLLQKEQMRQQKMLSTGPGSLPSHPPSPLAMKDRPSSSRPKLPKHRPLNRTQSAPLPQNTLAQLVIQQQHQHFLEKQKQYQQQVHINKLLSKSIEQLRQPNVHLQESEEEQPEPERMQEDRLPPGGVIRKHTLSNSGSSSSSGGSSVELPDAHYGVIRVKEEPPDSEDEGLEAQRSAYLHQVKGRLVIRAMI from the exons ATGCTGCAGACGATTTACGAGGGCGAGTCAAGTTTCTCCACAACAGACGGCTGCGCTGGAGGAACCCAGCCGCTCCCCAACCACAGCACGATGCACAACGTGAACAGCTCAG TGGAGATCAAGTCAGACGTACCACTGGTCGTGGAACCCTTATCACCGTTAGACCTGCGCACAGACCTGAGGATGCTGGGGCCAGGCTCGGACCCGGGACTGTGGGAGCGACAGCTGCAGCAGGAGCTGCTGCTCATCCAAAAGCAGCAGCAGATCCAAAAGCAGCTGCTCATCAGCGAGTTCCAGAAGCAGCATGAGAAGTTGACCCGTCAGCACCAGGCTCAGCTCCAGGAGCACCTCAAG CTTCAACAGGAGCTACACACGATGAAACAGCAGCAGGAACTCGCGGAGAAGGAGCGCCGTCTGGAGCAGCTACAGCAGCAGAACCACCAGCACCAACAGAACCAGCAGCAGAACCAGCAGGAAAAAGAGCAGGAGAGGCACCGGCGGGAGCTGCACATCTCCAGCTTGAGTCTTCGGGCCAAAGAACGCTCCAGAGAGA GTGCAGTGGCCAGTACAGAGGTGAAACAGAAACTCCAAGAGTTTCTGTTGAGCAAATCAGCAAAAGACCCTACCATTAATGGTGtcaatcattcattcatccaccACCCAAAGCTCTG GTCCTCCCATCATGCCTCTCTGGACCAAAGCTCTCCTCCTCTGGGTGGCATGTCCCCTACCTGCCATTACACTCTGCCGTCACCTGTTGACGGCAAGGATGACTTCCCCTTGAGGAAGACAG cctCCGAACCCAACCTGAAGGTGCGGTCCAGACTGAAACAGAAAGTAGCTGAAAGGCGGAGCAGCCCCATGCTCAAGAGAAAAGATGGCAACCTCGTGACACCTTACAAGAAGAGGGCACTGGAGCTAATGG ACTCTACGCCTGCAAAAAGTGCCCCTGGCTCGGGCCCCAGCTCCCCCATCGGGGCCTCCAGTGCCTTGGGGGCAGAAAATGGACCCTCCTCTTTGCCTACTACCACAAAAACTGAG CGATGGCCTTCACAGCCAAGATTATTCCGGCCCGAGAGCTCCATGTCCGTGTTGAGTTTATACACATCTCCGTCCCTACCGAATATCTCTTTTGGGCTTCCGACAGCATCTTCGCCTATAAGT GGGGCTGTGGGCTTGAAGGACAGATCAATAGAGAGCAAGCACGGCCTGCCAGGGCATCTCCTGGGTCCCGTGCCTCTTCAGAACAGTCTGGAGTCCAAAGTGAGCCCCAGTCACCAGGCTCTGCTCCAGCACCTCCTCCAGAAGGAACAGATGAGGCAGCAGAAGATGCTTTCCACTG GTCCAGGCTCCTTGCCATCCCACCCTCCGTCCCCTCTGGCCATGAAGGATCGTCCATCCAGCAGTCGCCCCAAACTACCCAAACATCGGCCTTTGAACAGGACGCAGTCGGCGCCACTGCCCCAGAACACACTGGCACAACTTGTTATCCAGCAGCAACACCAGCACTTCctggaaaaacagaaacaatacCAGCAGCAGGTCCATATAAATAAG CTGCTGTCCAAGTCCATCGAGCAGTTACGTCAGCCCAACGTGCACCTGCAGGAGTCCGAGGAGGAGCAGCCGGAGCCCGAACGCATGCAGGAGGACAGGCTGCCCCCCGGAGGAGTCATCCGGAAGCACACGCTGAGCAacagcggcagcagcagcagcagcggcggctcCAGCGTGGAGCTCCCCGACGCGCACTACGGGGTCATCAGGGTGAAGGAGGAGCCCCCGGATAGCGAGGACGAGGGCTTGGAGGCGCAGAGGAGCGCCTATCTTCACCAGGTCAAAGGGAGGCTGGTGATAAGAGCCATGATCTGA